In the Moraxella osloensis genome, one interval contains:
- a CDS encoding DNA/RNA non-specific endonuclease — MIVQTHFVSHTAILSAISVGLLYVTGCSVAPSTAKPDSNTITIPTIPATQANADTQALTTRSLDKALQKCASEFLEKTQPTMTAKLSQKTYPLCFNGFAVMYSGVTKTPIWVAEHLTRQRITAAKTLVREDNFHEETRLPTEVRSLLSDYTRTGFDRGHLAPNADMANPDSQFDSFSLANIAPQTPDNNRTTWVKIETQTRNLTNQYGSAYVVTGVAFLTPEVKRLKNRVLVPSHFFKAVYLPSQHQAIAFFSPNDDSGTVEKISLSTLKKRTGVNAFPSLPSNVATIAP; from the coding sequence ATGATAGTTCAAACCCATTTTGTTAGCCATACTGCCATCTTATCAGCCATAAGCGTTGGCTTGCTGTATGTGACAGGTTGTAGTGTTGCGCCCTCAACCGCCAAGCCCGATAGCAATACCATTACTATCCCTACTATTCCTGCCACCCAAGCGAACGCAGATACCCAAGCACTCACCACGCGCTCGCTAGACAAGGCGTTACAAAAATGCGCCAGCGAGTTTTTGGAGAAAACCCAGCCGACAATGACCGCTAAGCTTTCGCAAAAAACCTACCCACTGTGCTTTAATGGCTTTGCGGTGATGTATTCGGGTGTCACCAAAACCCCTATTTGGGTCGCTGAGCATTTGACGCGACAACGAATAACGGCTGCCAAAACCTTGGTCAGAGAGGATAACTTTCATGAAGAAACTCGCCTGCCAACCGAGGTGCGTAGCTTATTGAGCGATTATACCCGTACCGGATTTGATAGAGGACATTTAGCGCCCAATGCTGATATGGCAAACCCGGACTCACAATTTGATAGCTTTAGTTTAGCCAATATCGCCCCACAAACACCTGACAACAACCGTACAACTTGGGTGAAAATTGAAACACAAACTCGTAACCTGACCAACCAATACGGCTCAGCTTATGTGGTGACAGGGGTGGCGTTCCTAACACCGGAAGTCAAACGGCTAAAAAATCGCGTGTTGGTGCCATCGCATTTTTTTAAAGCGGTATATTTGCCATCACAACATCAAGCGATAGCATTTTTTAGCCCGAATGATGATAGCGGAACCGTTGAAAAAATTAGCCTAAGCACCCTTAAAAAACGCACCGGGGTCAATGCGTTTCCCAGTTTGCCGAGCAATGTAGCGACTATTGCACCATAA
- a CDS encoding metal ABC transporter permease: protein MLLTTWLHTIINFDNFAELLPLVSTSIVAAVLLGVMAGFIGPMVQARDMAFAVHGTAELSFAGAACALWLGSSVTLGAVIGAVTAGMVLGIMGIDGKNRNSVVGILLPFGLGLGVLFLSLYQGRSANKFGLLTGQIVAITPAELQSMLVVAVIVLSIIAIFGQRMLFAAVDPQVAQAQHLNLTFLSLLFMFALSLVVAVSVQFVGALLLLSLLITPAAAASQVTARPIYVYLLSMLFAIIAGVGGILLSLGPGLPISPYITTISFVIYLSCWGIGYLRKKAGWNKRLVANFS from the coding sequence ATGCTGCTCACGACTTGGCTACATACCATCATCAATTTTGATAACTTTGCTGAGCTGTTGCCCTTGGTATCAACGTCCATCGTGGCCGCGGTATTGTTGGGTGTGATGGCGGGATTCATTGGACCGATGGTACAGGCACGGGACATGGCGTTTGCCGTGCATGGGACAGCAGAGCTGTCGTTTGCAGGGGCGGCGTGTGCTTTATGGTTAGGGTCTTCAGTCACCCTAGGCGCCGTCATTGGGGCGGTGACGGCTGGCATGGTGCTGGGTATCATGGGGATTGATGGCAAAAACCGCAACTCAGTGGTGGGTATTTTGTTGCCATTTGGGCTTGGGCTGGGGGTGTTGTTTTTATCCTTGTATCAAGGTCGCTCTGCCAATAAATTTGGCTTATTAACCGGGCAGATTGTTGCAATCACGCCCGCTGAATTGCAGTCGATGTTAGTGGTCGCGGTGATTGTACTGTCAATCATTGCCATATTTGGTCAGCGCATGTTATTTGCCGCGGTCGACCCGCAAGTTGCCCAAGCACAGCATTTGAATTTAACATTTTTATCCTTGCTGTTTATGTTTGCGCTGAGTCTTGTGGTGGCGGTGAGTGTGCAGTTTGTCGGTGCCTTGCTGCTATTATCGTTACTCATCACCCCTGCGGCAGCGGCGAGTCAAGTGACGGCTAGACCCATCTATGTCTATTTGCTATCCATGCTGTTTGCCATCATCGCTGGGGTCGGCGGGATATTACTATCGTTAGGACCTGGGCTGCCGATTTCACCTTATATCACTACCATTTCATTTGTGATTTATTTAAGCTGCTGGGGAATTGGCTACCTACGAAAAAAGGCAGGGTGGAATAAACGCCTAGTCGCAAACTTTTCTTAA
- a CDS encoding RNA-guided endonuclease InsQ/TnpB family protein, whose product MKTLKLRIRDKHTAKLNRLSGLVNFVWNYVNDLSYKHLQKTGKFFSAYDLNEYTKGSGELVGLHSQTIQAINETHAKARKQFKKAKLSWRTNNPKSKRKSLGWLPFKQSAIKHIATHQTGKKGLKSTLQLSLAKGQKLVIDLWDSYNLSLYQINTLEIVQDSRNRWYACITVKDYPKQSCGTGSVGIDLGLKDSATASNGDKLTIKQTLKYAKQLAIAQRSNNKKRIKAIHAKIKNTRQDLIHKFTTQLVKDNALIVVGDVRTTQFNSKKGKLAKSVYDAGWFELKRQLTYKCENAGCRFEIVNEKYTTQTCSCCGDMSSSPKGRAGLRIREWTCATCGTRHDRDINASKNILAVGLNRLVEGIPSL is encoded by the coding sequence ATGAAAACACTCAAGCTACGCATACGAGATAAACACACAGCAAAGCTTAACCGCCTAAGCGGTTTAGTGAATTTCGTATGGAACTATGTGAATGACTTGAGTTACAAGCATCTGCAAAAGACTGGCAAGTTCTTTTCAGCCTACGACCTAAACGAATACACCAAAGGTAGCGGTGAACTGGTTGGCTTACACTCGCAAACCATTCAAGCCATCAACGAAACCCACGCCAAAGCTAGAAAACAATTCAAAAAAGCCAAACTATCATGGCGAACCAATAACCCAAAATCAAAACGTAAATCGCTGGGTTGGCTACCATTCAAACAATCCGCCATTAAGCACATTGCCACACACCAAACTGGTAAAAAGGGCTTAAAATCTACCTTACAACTATCTTTAGCCAAAGGGCAAAAGCTAGTCATTGATCTATGGGACAGCTACAACCTATCGCTTTACCAAATCAACACACTAGAAATCGTCCAAGACAGCCGTAACCGTTGGTATGCCTGTATTACAGTTAAAGACTATCCCAAACAATCATGCGGAACAGGTAGTGTAGGTATTGACTTAGGACTTAAAGACAGTGCTACCGCCTCAAACGGTGACAAGCTAACCATTAAGCAAACGCTAAAATATGCAAAACAATTAGCTATAGCCCAACGCTCAAACAACAAAAAACGTATCAAGGCTATCCATGCCAAAATCAAAAACACAAGGCAAGACCTGATACACAAATTCACCACCCAATTAGTCAAAGACAATGCCCTAATCGTGGTAGGTGACGTTAGAACTACCCAATTTAACAGTAAAAAAGGCAAACTAGCCAAATCGGTTTACGATGCAGGTTGGTTTGAACTCAAGCGACAACTGACCTACAAATGCGAGAACGCAGGTTGCCGTTTTGAAATCGTGAATGAGAAATACACTACCCAAACTTGCTCGTGCTGTGGCGATATGTCCAGTAGTCCGAAAGGTAGAGCAGGTTTGCGAATAAGAGAATGGACTTGTGCAACGTGTGGCACACGGCATGATAGAGATATTAACGCCAGTAAGAACATTCTTGCGGTTGGGCTTAACCGTCTTGTAGAAGGAATCCCCTCACTTTAG
- the queC gene encoding 7-cyano-7-deazaguanine synthase QueC, producing the protein MSTSTTSQNAVVLLSGGLDSVTCLYWAKANYTNVTAVSFNYGQRHNSELNAAKKIAATAQVNHRIIDIDLAQLGGSALTDASLVVPDAKQTDFSDNQHNDSIPITYVPARNTIFLSYALALAEVTQSNAIVIGVNAVDYSGYPDCRPEYIAAFEKMANLATKAGVMGNHLHIATPLLHLSKAEIIKLGVSLGVDYALTVSCYRADSEGRACGHCDSCYLRQQGFLQAEIDDPTIYQ; encoded by the coding sequence ATGAGTACATCAACCACATCACAAAACGCCGTCGTCTTACTCTCGGGCGGGCTAGATTCCGTGACTTGCCTTTACTGGGCAAAAGCCAATTATACCAACGTCACAGCGGTAAGCTTTAACTATGGTCAGCGCCACAATAGCGAACTTAATGCCGCCAAAAAAATCGCCGCGACTGCCCAAGTCAACCATCGCATTATCGATATTGATTTGGCACAATTAGGTGGCTCAGCGTTGACCGATGCTTCGCTGGTGGTACCCGATGCCAAACAAACAGATTTTAGCGATAATCAGCATAATGACAGCATTCCAATTACCTATGTGCCTGCGCGTAATACCATCTTTTTGTCGTATGCGCTGGCATTGGCAGAGGTGACACAGTCCAATGCCATTGTGATTGGCGTCAATGCAGTCGATTATTCAGGCTATCCTGACTGTCGTCCTGAATATATTGCAGCCTTTGAAAAGATGGCAAATCTCGCTACCAAAGCCGGTGTGATGGGCAATCATCTCCACATTGCAACGCCATTGTTGCATTTAAGTAAAGCAGAAATCATTAAGCTTGGGGTATCTTTGGGGGTTGATTATGCGTTGACCGTGTCATGCTACCGCGCAGATAGCGAAGGACGCGCCTGCGGGCACTGCGATAGCTGTTATCTACGTCAGCAAGGTTTTTTACAAGCTGAAATAGATGACCCAACGATTTATCAGTAA
- the rlmKL gene encoding bifunctional 23S rRNA (guanine(2069)-N(7))-methyltransferase RlmK/23S rRNA (guanine(2445)-N(2))-methyltransferase RlmL: MTDSNTTPVGQTFHIVITCADGLEIPLQTELASFGMDTQIERTGRLMATLTLAQIYQVCLWSRVASRVLLPLGKKNINPEYDIADQLYTFAKTVKWTQLFDLEQTFAIRLTLDKRVQANQQFTMLRVKDAIADQFNEQFGRRPNVDKNPDFGIVATVGDKQAELYLDLSGTSLHRRGYRAAMTEAPLKENLAAALLYSVNFHTTQFDSIVDPMCGSGTLIIEALLMSADYAVGLDKADSQFGFYAWQHHDTALWEGMVQDAQTRFHHRLDAMANGEMPAVFAFDMDSGAVRATHKNLIAAGLTPIINRITLQQRSLATLNLALEKQVNGWVNPLFITNPPYGERLGEEELIKPLYQGLGKKLQALFADSPAKVTLGVLAAKVEQADVLPLAEPKTLRCHNGALTVYFRYGELLKSKDTPLITRFEKREIAVEEGQDFINRLQKNLANLRKLAHKQAVTNLRVYDADLPDFKVAVDVYGEFVHVQEYAAPKSIPLETAKKRFNLALHGVREALQVNREQVFIKTRARQSGNEQYEKKANSGKFHVVSEPTANNQRAYFLVNFSDYLDTGLFLDHRSIRKIIAENSRGKTVLNLFAYTCTASVHAALGGAKAVTSVDLSQNYLDWGRKNFALNGLPDLPSYQFIAQDIFEWIKSNTEQYDVIFIDPPTFSNSKKFQGTFDVQRDHLPLINRAMNRLSAEGVLYFSNNFTKFVLDDEINNRYHVEEMTNQTIGFDFDSKRPIHQSWAIRHK, encoded by the coding sequence ATGACAGACAGCAATACAACGCCCGTTGGGCAAACTTTTCACATTGTAATCACTTGTGCGGATGGGCTTGAGATTCCCTTGCAAACTGAGCTGGCAAGCTTTGGTATGGATACACAGATTGAGCGCACGGGTCGGCTGATGGCGACATTGACGTTAGCGCAGATTTATCAAGTTTGTCTATGGTCTCGTGTGGCATCGCGGGTGTTGTTACCACTGGGCAAAAAGAACATCAATCCGGAGTACGATATTGCAGATCAGCTCTATACCTTTGCCAAAACTGTCAAATGGACCCAGCTATTTGATTTGGAACAAACCTTTGCGATTCGTTTGACCCTAGATAAGCGCGTACAAGCCAACCAGCAATTCACCATGCTGCGTGTTAAAGATGCGATTGCTGACCAATTTAACGAGCAGTTCGGTCGTCGCCCCAATGTCGATAAAAACCCCGATTTTGGCATTGTCGCTACGGTGGGTGACAAACAAGCTGAATTGTATTTAGATTTATCAGGGACCAGTTTGCACCGCCGTGGTTATCGTGCTGCGATGACTGAAGCGCCACTCAAAGAGAACTTGGCGGCTGCCCTGCTCTATAGCGTGAATTTTCACACCACCCAATTTGATAGTATCGTTGACCCGATGTGCGGCTCAGGCACGCTGATTATTGAAGCCTTGCTGATGAGCGCAGATTATGCCGTAGGGCTGGATAAAGCCGATAGCCAATTTGGGTTTTATGCATGGCAACATCATGACACTGCCCTTTGGGAGGGTATGGTGCAAGACGCGCAAACCCGTTTTCATCATCGCCTAGATGCCATGGCAAATGGTGAGATGCCTGCGGTATTTGCTTTTGATATGGACTCAGGCGCGGTTCGAGCGACGCACAAAAATTTAATCGCCGCAGGTTTGACGCCTATCATCAACCGTATTACCTTGCAGCAGCGGTCACTGGCGACCCTTAATTTGGCACTAGAAAAACAAGTCAATGGCTGGGTCAATCCCCTGTTTATCACCAACCCACCGTATGGTGAGCGTCTAGGTGAAGAAGAATTGATTAAACCCTTGTATCAAGGTTTGGGTAAAAAATTACAAGCCCTATTTGCAGATAGCCCTGCCAAGGTGACTTTGGGTGTCCTCGCTGCCAAAGTTGAACAAGCCGACGTACTACCCCTTGCCGAGCCAAAAACCCTGCGCTGTCATAATGGTGCTCTTACCGTGTATTTTCGTTATGGTGAACTGTTAAAGAGCAAGGATACACCGTTGATTACGCGCTTTGAAAAACGTGAAATCGCCGTAGAAGAAGGTCAAGATTTTATCAATCGACTACAAAAAAATCTTGCCAATCTGCGTAAGCTTGCTCACAAACAAGCCGTGACCAATCTGCGGGTGTATGATGCCGACTTACCTGACTTTAAAGTGGCGGTGGATGTGTATGGTGAATTTGTGCATGTGCAAGAATATGCCGCCCCCAAATCAATCCCGTTAGAGACCGCCAAAAAACGCTTTAATCTAGCGCTGCATGGCGTGCGTGAAGCCTTGCAAGTGAACCGTGAGCAAGTGTTTATCAAAACCCGCGCCCGCCAATCGGGCAATGAGCAGTATGAGAAAAAAGCCAATTCGGGTAAATTCCATGTGGTCAGTGAGCCAACCGCCAACAACCAACGGGCGTATTTTTTGGTGAACTTTAGCGATTATTTGGATACAGGGTTATTTCTTGACCATCGCAGCATCCGAAAAATTATTGCAGAAAACTCACGCGGTAAAACGGTGCTCAACCTGTTTGCTTATACTTGTACTGCCAGTGTGCATGCGGCATTGGGTGGGGCAAAAGCGGTGACATCGGTGGACTTATCACAAAACTATCTGGATTGGGGACGCAAAAATTTTGCCCTAAACGGCTTGCCAGATTTGCCAAGCTACCAGTTTATTGCCCAAGATATTTTTGAATGGATTAAAAGCAATACCGAGCAGTACGATGTGATTTTTATCGATCCGCCGACTTTTTCTAACTCCAAGAAATTTCAAGGTACCTTTGATGTGCAGCGCGACCACCTACCACTCATCAACCGTGCCATGAATCGCTTATCCGCTGAAGGCGTGTTGTATTTTTCCAATAACTTTACCAAATTTGTGCTAGATGACGAAATCAACAACCGTTATCACGTTGAAGAAATGACCAACCAAACCATCGGCTTTGATTTTGATAGTAAACGCCCTATTCACCAGTCGTGGGCGATTCGCCACAAATAA
- a CDS encoding peroxiredoxin yields MTQLPNFLVTTVEADTSRHATAQPQFIQRQINLLAYAKQAEKGLILYFYPKDNTSGCSVQAQDFSQHLTHLQQLGYQVIGVSRDSVKSHEKFIANQQINFALVSDTDEQLCQYFDIIAEKKLYGKVSLGVVRSTLIFDNAGKLVYEMRNVRAKGHMDKLLAILPTL; encoded by the coding sequence ATGACTCAACTACCCAATTTTTTGGTCACCACGGTTGAAGCGGATACCAGCCGTCATGCTACAGCGCAGCCGCAATTTATCCAGCGTCAAATCAATCTGCTAGCGTATGCCAAACAAGCAGAAAAAGGCTTGATTCTGTACTTTTATCCAAAAGACAACACCTCAGGCTGTAGTGTGCAAGCGCAAGATTTTAGCCAGCATTTGACCCACTTGCAGCAGCTTGGCTACCAAGTCATTGGCGTATCAAGAGATAGTGTCAAAAGCCATGAAAAATTTATCGCCAACCAACAGATTAATTTTGCGCTAGTGAGTGATACCGATGAACAGCTTTGCCAATATTTTGACATCATTGCTGAAAAAAAATTGTACGGCAAAGTCAGCCTTGGCGTGGTGCGTTCAACGTTAATTTTCGACAACGCAGGCAAGCTGGTTTATGAGATGCGCAATGTCCGCGCCAAGGGGCATATGGATAAATTACTTGCGATATTGCCCACCCTTTAA
- a CDS encoding metal ABC transporter solute-binding protein, Zn/Mn family, translated as MINALINKYAFFSRPFLLLRLLKAPTIAGVTLTMSLLGGLTGCQKQTDNPSTSKQSTSNQSPSNSQATNNTSAKNNVSSNTVIDSQLPTVYATTNVWGSVAKAVGGDKVNVIVGVDDLSQDPHDYQATAIDKLNITKSAVMLVNGGGYDDWGMSLAESVSHKPVVINAVALSGLSPNTDNAADESAGEHQHDTQHEIKTAHPQPSDHPHVHGDFNEHVFFSLDTAKKVAEAVNKQLAATSPANQAIYAKNTQHFIQQIDALKVKAKQIGQQKAITAFATEPVTGYLLADMGIKDVTPKAYVVQSETDAGVSVKVLNDSKSLLSNKQVGLLVVNAQTEDATSKQLITLAKASTVPVVAVYETLPDGVTSYTQFIEKTLDDFAAAMR; from the coding sequence ATGATAAACGCATTGATTAACAAATATGCTTTTTTTAGCCGACCTTTTTTGCTACTAAGGCTACTAAAAGCCCCCACGATTGCAGGGGTAACATTGACGATGAGCCTATTGGGGGGATTAACAGGCTGCCAAAAGCAAACTGACAATCCATCAACCTCAAAGCAATCCACCTCAAATCAATCCCCATCAAATAGCCAAGCTACAAACAATACCTCAGCAAAAAATAACGTCTCATCAAACACCGTTATTGATAGCCAATTACCCACCGTGTATGCCACCACCAATGTGTGGGGTTCGGTGGCTAAAGCGGTCGGGGGTGATAAAGTCAATGTAATTGTGGGGGTCGATGATTTATCACAAGATCCGCATGATTATCAAGCCACAGCGATCGACAAGCTTAATATCACTAAGTCCGCTGTCATGCTGGTCAACGGTGGCGGGTATGATGATTGGGGTATGAGCTTAGCTGAGTCGGTGAGTCACAAACCTGTAGTGATTAATGCCGTAGCACTTTCAGGACTGTCGCCTAACACGGACAATGCGGCAGATGAGTCTGCCGGTGAACACCAACACGATACCCAACACGAAATAAAGACCGCTCATCCGCAACCATCAGATCATCCTCACGTGCACGGTGACTTCAATGAGCACGTGTTTTTCTCCCTTGATACAGCAAAAAAAGTGGCTGAAGCGGTCAACAAGCAATTGGCTGCAACCTCGCCTGCTAATCAAGCGATTTATGCGAAAAATACCCAACACTTTATCCAGCAAATTGATGCGCTCAAAGTCAAAGCCAAACAAATCGGACAGCAAAAAGCCATCACTGCCTTTGCTACTGAGCCTGTCACTGGGTATTTGCTAGCCGATATGGGCATCAAGGATGTAACGCCAAAAGCCTATGTCGTGCAATCAGAGACGGATGCGGGGGTATCGGTCAAAGTGCTCAATGACAGCAAAAGCCTGCTAAGCAATAAACAAGTGGGTTTGTTGGTGGTCAATGCCCAGACCGAAGATGCCACCTCAAAGCAACTAATCACATTGGCGAAGGCATCAACAGTCCCAGTTGTGGCGGTCTATGAAACCCTGCCCGATGGCGTGACAAGCTATACCCAATTTATTGAAAAAACCCTAGATGATTTTGCGGCAGCGATGCGCTAA
- the tnpA gene encoding IS200/IS605 family transposase gives MSNDLRIGRHVVYNLHAHLVFVAKYRRKVFTKEILDDMQAIFEEVCSKFEAQLVEFDGESDHVHLLVVYPPKVAISSLVNSLKGVSSRLLRKKEYPSLKEQLWGDALWSPSYFAGSCGGAPIEIIRQYIEQQNTPH, from the coding sequence ATGTCAAACGATTTAAGAATTGGTAGGCACGTTGTTTACAACCTTCATGCGCACTTGGTCTTTGTGGCTAAATACCGCAGAAAAGTATTTACCAAAGAGATTTTAGACGATATGCAAGCCATCTTTGAGGAAGTTTGTTCAAAGTTTGAGGCGCAACTAGTAGAGTTTGACGGTGAAAGTGACCATGTGCATTTATTGGTGGTTTATCCGCCTAAAGTGGCTATTTCTAGTTTGGTGAATAGCTTGAAAGGCGTGTCTAGTCGGTTATTGCGTAAAAAAGAATATCCGTCTCTTAAAGAGCAGTTATGGGGGGATGCGTTATGGTCGCCTAGCTATTTTGCAGGTAGTTGTGGCGGTGCTCCAATTGAAATTATACGCCAGTACATTGAACAGCAAAATACACCGCACTAA
- a CDS encoding metal ABC transporter ATP-binding protein: MPMSTTKIANSERQFAQAIHCQSFVKLPQSQQVVLQVKDGSMHFGQRLLWQDVNFSILSGEFVALLGANGTGKTTLLRSLLKLVPLSSGSITLGKDIRVGYVPQLKDFAPKLPIRGRDLVQLGLDGENYLFGLFSPKKTLGGFWQTAKQKKYLVDKAIAEVGGESFCDAPLTMLSGGEQQRMRIAQALVAEPDVLLMDEPLLSLDVASQYVVSDILAHRKQAHHTAILMISHELEPIIPLVDKVLRLENATAKLGGVDLINRFR, translated from the coding sequence ATGCCCATGTCAACCACCAAAATAGCCAATAGCGAGCGGCAGTTTGCGCAGGCCATTCATTGCCAATCGTTTGTCAAACTGCCCCAATCACAGCAAGTCGTTTTGCAAGTCAAAGATGGCAGTATGCACTTTGGACAACGTCTGCTATGGCAGGATGTCAATTTTTCGATTTTATCGGGTGAATTTGTGGCATTGCTTGGCGCCAACGGTACAGGTAAGACAACATTGCTGCGAAGTTTACTCAAACTTGTGCCGCTATCCAGTGGTTCAATCACGCTTGGCAAAGATATTCGAGTGGGATATGTGCCTCAGCTCAAAGACTTTGCGCCAAAACTACCCATTCGGGGTAGGGACTTGGTGCAGCTGGGGCTGGATGGGGAAAATTATTTGTTTGGTCTGTTTAGCCCCAAAAAAACCTTAGGCGGTTTTTGGCAGACAGCAAAACAAAAAAAATATTTGGTGGATAAAGCCATTGCGGAAGTCGGCGGCGAATCATTTTGTGATGCACCGCTTACCATGCTCTCGGGTGGTGAGCAGCAGCGCATGCGTATCGCCCAAGCCTTGGTCGCTGAGCCTGATGTTTTGTTGATGGATGAGCCGCTGCTGAGCCTTGATGTGGCAAGCCAGTATGTGGTTAGTGATATTTTAGCCCATCGCAAACAGGCGCATCATACCGCGATTTTGATGATTAGCCATGAACTCGAACCGATTATACCTTTGGTGGATAAAGTGCTACGCCTTGAAAATGCGACTGCCAAGCTCGGTGGTGTCGACTTAATCAATCGATTTCGCTAA
- a CDS encoding mechanosensitive ion channel family protein, producing the protein MSVNQFFKNIYHDLYYDVYKAVGGSLEDEAVNWPLYLSKLASTGIKIMVLLAILGMVYRLSLLLINSARFIAKDSKYSQSLRLIARLMWLFSSLLAVMSQLNFEPETVKATAKAGIWSVIFYMAWYNLGYLMQKMLKNYGLNASIEQLLHNLLSMLIIVLWIASVMSQFGFDIVSVVAGLGIAGIAVGFAAQATLANFIAGITILIEQSFQVGDWVSINEKEGKVVQIALRTTQILTRDNITVIFPNSTVASAEVINLTAKNLIRFDIEVRIALEADIESARAIILDILANTKEVLERPAPTATVDKIGDFGVFFIVRFWVNPPHVSRMPFIKENLREQIKVALDDAGIATPYPHMQLLMPSEAAPSVKTSP; encoded by the coding sequence ATGTCTGTGAACCAATTTTTTAAAAATATCTATCACGACTTGTATTATGACGTCTATAAAGCAGTCGGTGGTTCGCTCGAAGATGAAGCGGTTAATTGGCCGCTGTATCTCTCCAAACTTGCCAGTACAGGCATCAAAATTATGGTGCTGTTGGCAATTTTGGGCATGGTCTATCGGTTAAGTTTATTGCTCATCAATTCCGCCCGTTTTATCGCCAAAGACAGTAAATACAGCCAATCGTTAAGGCTCATCGCACGGTTGATGTGGTTGTTTTCAAGTTTGCTTGCGGTGATGAGTCAGCTTAACTTTGAGCCCGAAACAGTCAAAGCCACTGCCAAAGCCGGTATTTGGTCAGTGATTTTTTATATGGCGTGGTACAACCTCGGTTATTTGATGCAAAAAATGCTCAAAAATTATGGGCTAAACGCGTCGATTGAACAATTACTGCACAATTTGTTGTCCATGCTCATCATCGTATTATGGATTGCCTCGGTGATGTCACAGTTTGGTTTTGATATTGTATCTGTGGTCGCAGGTCTTGGGATTGCGGGTATCGCAGTAGGTTTTGCCGCGCAAGCCACACTCGCCAACTTTATTGCCGGTATCACCATTTTGATTGAGCAGTCGTTTCAAGTCGGGGATTGGGTCAGCATCAATGAAAAAGAAGGCAAAGTGGTGCAAATCGCCCTGCGCACTACCCAAATTTTGACCCGTGACAATATCACCGTGATTTTCCCCAATTCAACCGTTGCCTCAGCCGAAGTCATTAATTTAACTGCCAAAAATCTGATTCGTTTTGATATTGAAGTGCGTATCGCGTTGGAAGCAGATATTGAAAGCGCTCGCGCTATTATTCTCGATATTTTAGCTAACACCAAAGAGGTATTAGAGCGTCCTGCGCCCACGGCGACAGTGGATAAAATTGGCGATTTTGGGGTATTTTTTATCGTGCGATTTTGGGTCAATCCGCCACACGTGTCTCGAATGCCATTTATCAAAGAAAATCTACGCGAACAAATCAAAGTAGCACTAGATGATGCCGGCATTGCCACACCTTACCCTCATATGCAGCTTTTAATGCCAAGCGAAGCAGCCCCATCGGTAAAAACTTCCCCATAA
- a CDS encoding MipA/OmpV family protein: MKQFFAPCLVLASMLGTTLAHAASMPVDTTARFKLGLNASINHYAYDKDNDVTIMPQAFYDNNRLYIEGSEAGYYPYKDAQNEWRLTASYDSRSFDPDDASTAALKRLDERKWSAMVGTSYMRITPYGGFKAQLETDALGLSKGTSAKVAHLSRFKAMDDKITIYPELGLQWYNDKYNNYYFGVSEQESLRTGIKTYNADSSITPYINVSASYAISPRWSAFISQHLEYLSDEQKDSPLVDNRVDSKTKIGFNYQF; encoded by the coding sequence ATGAAACAATTTTTCGCACCTTGTCTGGTACTTGCCAGTATGTTGGGTACAACACTTGCCCACGCAGCCTCTATGCCAGTGGATACCACTGCCCGCTTTAAACTAGGGTTAAACGCGTCAATCAACCATTATGCGTACGATAAGGACAATGATGTTACCATCATGCCACAAGCATTTTATGACAACAATCGACTCTACATTGAAGGCAGTGAAGCGGGTTATTATCCCTATAAAGACGCACAAAACGAATGGCGATTGACCGCAAGCTACGATAGCCGTTCATTTGATCCAGACGATGCGAGCACAGCGGCGTTAAAAAGACTCGATGAGCGTAAATGGTCTGCTATGGTGGGCACAAGCTATATGCGCATTACCCCGTATGGTGGCTTTAAAGCGCAACTGGAAACTGATGCGTTAGGTCTCAGTAAGGGTACTAGCGCAAAAGTGGCGCATTTGAGCAGATTTAAAGCAATGGATGATAAAATCACCATTTATCCTGAGTTAGGACTGCAGTGGTACAATGACAAGTACAACAATTACTACTTTGGTGTTTCTGAGCAAGAATCGCTACGCACCGGGATAAAAACTTATAACGCTGATAGTAGCATTACCCCCTATATCAATGTCAGTGCCAGTTACGCCATTTCGCCACGCTGGAGTGCGTTTATCAGTCAGCATTTAGAATATTTGAGCGATGAGCAAAAAGACAGCCCACTGGTTGATAACCGTGTCGATAGCAAAACGAAAATTGGCTTTAACTATCAGTTTTAA